ggaatttttggtcctcaatgatcttcaacttcgtactttttttggccttttatacatttttttgattcgagcttcactgataagtcttttgtagacgaaacgcgcgtctggcgtaaatataaaattttaatcctggtatctatggtgagtttattaaTAATACTGTAAGTATGGAACTATTAGTATTTATACTAATAGTTAACCGTTTTTATAATAGTCCCAGTAGAAATATATAATGTTCAAAAAGGTTCCTTGTCGTATAATCAATTGCAATATCTTTTTAAGTGACCCAACGTCATCTCCCTGTCCATTAAAAAATATGTGTTCCTTGTTGATTTTATCTTATTTCATTTACTCACTGTATATGGTTAAAGCTATACTCTAGTTACTCTATTTCATGTGTATACTGATGGTACTTATTTTGGTTAACCGTTTGCAAAGGAGAACTTTTCTTTTGTTAATTAAATTTGTGTCTGATCCTCTCTTTAATCAAATAgaatatttatacaaattatCACATGATTAACCTGTCCTTAAGTTAAATCTGTGTtaaatatctgccactggaccAGAACCAATCAACAGTTAATTGAATATATATGCAAGTGAATGTATATGCAAGTGACATAATCCTCTATCCGTATCAGCCGGAACGCAAACATCTGATTTGTCCGTTAAAACCCCGTATTGACTTTATCTTAGCTCTTTCTTTACTATGTGATTTGAACTACCAAAGAGTTTGGGAAAAAGTattactgctttaattacatttacAAGTGTAATAATGCAATGACacaaagaacaacaaaaaaaacttaaaaaaaaaaccattaaggtggtatgggagtctaaaataaaaatgatagaatttgttcatactttgccaaaacgttgtatctattgatacatgttgaaaaatataataaaaatgataggtcaccgcgcattttctcaagctacaggacaggacaaaatgacacattttgtatggattatacaggaaaaaacaccattttgtgattagaaactaaacaaaatgatagaattgttaaatacttcaggaaaagatagctttcagagactgctttgagaatatcaaaagaaaagatagggtcaccttacgttttttccggctaaaatacaaaataggaaaattccatacagaatccttcagaaaatgcactttttagagTTACCtacccttaaaatgccaatttaaaaaaataaataaaaacaaccaaaaataattaacatttgcaaaaatatcaatatttagaagttatattcttataaattggtacttttaaataaaatgtacattaaacatctgcattcctgcatcaaattttgctaacttgatggaaaatctggacctttgattctctgttttttacaatccaagatggaggaagacacccataccaccttaaaaacGTTTAGTAAAAATCTTCGACTGATATCTCTGTCAACCATTAACCGAAGCCGGAatgaacaacagaaacattgcCTTTTTGGCTTGAGCATAGAGCCAACAACTTTGGAATTTCTTCATTCCAAAAATTCATTCTGTCTTGGAAATTATCAACAGTTGCATTTCTGTATTCTCCAATTATAAAAGGCGATTGACTTGTTTTGGTGTACTGTGGCCATTCTGATGTTCCTTTTGGGTTTGGGTCTCTGAAATGTAAGGAAAATATTGTGTTCATATTCGggataaaagaaagaaaacacctCTGGATATGCTTGAAAATAATCTATATTCTATACCTGCCGTATTATTGTGTTGTAATcatcattttttacaaaatttaatgcaCCATTAAGTACAAtgacaaactaaattaaaaggtTTTTATACGCGCTTGAATTgctttattttatgaataaataaaaagcaatattTTTCTGTCAACTATCCTAAACATTTGCAGATCATAGGATATATTTAATTTGGTAATTTTCTAGTTTCATAACATAAAATATGACATAAGGAGATGTGTTAAAAATTTGCAAGAAGACATCTATCCACAAAAACCAAATAACAATGGTACTAACAATTGCAAATCATCGTatgaccttcaataatgaacatAACTCTGAAATAAGCACATACTTCTCGTAAGGTCTGTATACCCCTAGATGACATTAAAAAACAATGAACTAATTTGtagtgaaaaaaaaagataagaggCCAATATTGAGCGTGTCAAGGTTGAACACATGTGTGATTGTTTCCCCTTCCCCTAACCCGGGACAGTGGCGTAACAGGATAACGTAGGACAAACTTTTATGAATCATTTCGAAAGGGCTTGATGAATAAATATCATAACGGTACagaaaaattaatttgtttgtttcttgGAATATAAAGcttaacattttgtttaaactCTCTTTCAAGTAAATGAAACTGACAGTATCGAGAAATGGTAAAGACATAGTCTTCCCAAATAAATCGACTGTGATGTTTCTGATTTGGTATAAGTAATTTTAAAGTGAAAATTTACCTGAATAATTTCAGCTTGTATAATAGTCGAAAATTTTCCAGTATGGCCTATAGTTTTATGCCTCACTCTGATTTTTAAGGATATGTATAATCCGTCTTACGACGAGTGCAAAAGTTTATTTatcattaatttatttaattttatcttatTCAAACTTTTCAACTAAATGTATTTATTCCTTCAAACACTAGAAcaagataaaaatatttatcgctattttgtgcatttttcttttgatcttattttgtgataattttcatatcatgcttctcgcttgagatggaaaaattatcgctagaaaataaggaggccacgtggcgttgctaacgaaattgacatgaaattgacaacgtcgtcataggtaaaattgcgataaacagattatcgttggtcatctcaactcgattgcttttctcactttcgctgtaccagctcaagcgagaaaacctatctcgttgagatgatcaacgataatctataaatatctctTCTTACAGGATTGCGTCGACTAAAAACACGCtatcaaatttaaataatattgaCTGCATGAACAAATCATTATCAAGATTCGCTCTGCATTAGCCTCGCGGTTTGTAAACGAAATGGTTTTTTGTTTGGTATATAAAAATGTGCATGCAATGTTTCAAAATTCCATTCCTAGACTATACATTAATGAATTTACCCTGTTTTTCCAAAATTGTACCAATAAGACATAATCTTTGAAGAAAGCGCATCTTCTGCTGGGGTAATAGAGACATTTCCAGGATACCATCTCCTTAAACCAAATAGAAATGGAAGCTCGTCCACGTGATTTGCTCCTAACAACCAACTTGGTCTATCTGCGATAACACCCCAAGTTGGTTTATGTGTGAAAAGATATTGGTAACTATTCTTTGAAGTATTGTTGTGAAAATTCAGACATCTTGCTGCCAAAGAAGACATTTCCAAATCACTAAAGAAGTTGACAGCCAAAACAGTTTCATCAGAAAGAGAGTTAGATCTGCCATCGTTGGAATATTTATTGCAAATTGTATGTGAAATGTTGTCGCATCCTTTGAGAACTTCTTTCGTTACATAAGGAACAATATTATTACATAGAACACGAGTTGGAATACCCTGCTTTATATCAAAATGGAAGGCTCTTTGTTGGCCAATCAGATTAAAGTAAAATAGTCCAGCTTCTCCGTCATTGGAACCCGCTATAAAGTCAATGCTATTgaacatttttgatgtttcagATGTTGAATCGTTTAACATAGAGAAGATATCATTCGGAATAAGATCTTGGTCCACTATTGGTCCTATTGGAGCTTTTAAAGAAAAGCCTTTCCGAAGATTTTTAACACTTTTACCATATCCAAGCAACAAATCTCCTGCAGAAAATCTTCTGAAACAATCTAAACAAAGCGAATCGCCATCTTGGCAATTCGAACAGTTCAAAACACGACCTATCTCTCTTGTAAGCTTTTCCGATTCGGTACCTATGTCTCTCAAACTAAAGAAAGATCCGCTCTGAGCTATTGCTCGTTGGAAAAGTCCTATGTTTGTTGGAATAATTGATTGTAGTCCAACACTGACTCCCCCAGCGGACTCTCCGAATAGTGTGATCGTATTTGGGTCTCCACCAAAATCCGCAATGTTCTGTTTGATCCACTTTATCGCAAATTTCTGGTCCCATAATCCCAAATTACGAGGATGCGCTATTCCAACATTTACAAAACCAAAAATATTTAGTCTGTAATTAATTGTGACAAGAACGACATCTCCGGTAGCCGCAAATACAGATCCATCCACGCTCATTCCCTGTCCATTTGTGAATCCTCCACCATGTATCCAAATAAAGACAGGTCGTCTGCTTGAATTGTTCAAATCGTTTGGAGCAATTATATTTAAATGTAGACAATCTTCTGAAACTTGAAGATTTGGCAAAAGACGTATGTCTTGACCTAGAAATTGCATACAGTTAGGGCCGTATGCTGTCGCGTTTAATACGTTCCCCCATGCACCGTACTCTTGAGGTTTTTCAAAGCGTAGATCTTTTAGTGGCGGTTTGGCATAAGGCAATTTTCTAAACTGATAAATGATCTTTTTCCCTGAATCTTTCTTCAAACCGTTTACAGTTCCTAAACGGGTACTATGCGTATAAATCTCATTGTCTCCTTTTACTGGCGATGAAACTGTGAGAACAGACAAACACAGTAAGAGAAATGTGCAAATCTGAAAAACATATTACTAGTATTATTCGTTACTTGTATAAGGGGCGAGTATGAGTAGGATTTCTAGTTATAAGTAAAAACCCCTATGTTGATGTcatttctgttttgcttttttttttaactatttggtTACAGCCTTAAACACACAATTTTGTTTCTGCGTCTGTTATTGAAGCTgtcttgttatttttgttattttgtaccAATGTATTTTAGGTTTCTATAGAGCTCAATTGCTCAACATGTCATGCTGATTTCCGTGGTACTTTGATCGGTATTTTGATTTCTATATTGGGGTTTTTTTCGAATATCAATTAGTACCTGAAACTGCAATAAAAACAGAAGTTTTGTTTTATCATTATATCAATCAGATTTGTAGTATGTGTTGAAAATTTTCCAAATTAATTTTGGAAATCGCAGAATATAGTTCTCGGCATAAATGGAAACAATTTTACCTTAAAACATCTGTTCATTGAGGTCTAGCATGTAAGTGACATCTAGTGGTTAGTTCATGTATCAATTATACATACATTAACAAGGGACAATGTCATTtttcttagtttcttttgttacctgttCTGACATCGGGTTCAACTGAGGTTTACTACATGCGTATTACTGTGCGTTTGTTTATACtactttggctagaggtatagaggggtgagatctcaaaaaacaggtttagtacacatttttgttcagGGACCATTAGAAGTCCGCATCCGGCTGCCGGATGTTTTCGCTGTGTTGGAGACCTATTGGTGTACTTTAGCCGGGTTTTTTTTGCTATTCGA
This sequence is a window from Mytilus edulis chromosome 1, xbMytEdul2.2, whole genome shotgun sequence. Protein-coding genes within it:
- the LOC139514516 gene encoding fatty acyl-CoA hydrolase precursor, medium chain-like gives rise to the protein MSEQICTFLLLCLSVLTVSSPVKGDNEIYTHSTRLGTVNGLKKDSGKKIIYQFRKLPYAKPPLKDLRFEKPQEYGAWGNVLNATAYGPNCMQFLGQDIRLLPNLQVSEDCLHLNIIAPNDLNNSSRRPVFIWIHGGGFTNGQGMSVDGSVFAATGDVVLVTINYRLNIFGFVNVGIAHPRNLGLWDQKFAIKWIKQNIADFGGDPNTITLFGESAGGVSVGLQSIIPTNIGLFQRAIAQSGSFFSLRDIGTESEKLTREIGRVLNCSNCQDGDSLCLDCFRRFSAGDLLLGYGKSVKNLRKGFSLKAPIGPIVDQDLIPNDIFSMLNDSTSETSKMFNSIDFIAGSNDGEAGLFYFNLIGQQRAFHFDIKQGIPTRVLCNNIVPYVTKEVLKGCDNISHTICNKYSNDGRSNSLSDETVLAVNFFSDLEMSSLAARCLNFHNNTSKNSYQYLFTHKPTWGVIADRPSWLLGANHVDELPFLFGLRRWYPGNVSITPAEDALSSKIMSYWYNFGKTGDPNPKGTSEWPQYTKTSQSPFIIGEYRNATVDNFQDRMNFWNEEIPKLLALCSSQKGNVSVVHSGFG